Below is a window of Campylobacter canadensis DNA.
GAAAATTCAAAAGAGAATTTACAAACATAGGTGCTTCTTATATAATCGGAGCTAGTCATTTAATACAAGATTATCTTAAGCAAAACGGAGTTTTAGAATTTTCTAATATTCCTACTTATGTTATAAATTCAAATAATAATTTTAAAAAACAAGACCCAAACTCTCAAAGAGATTTTTCTATTTTTAGAACTCATAAAATAAATATAAATGAAAGTGCTAATTTATTTAAAAAAGATTTTTATGTAATTCAAAATGCAAATTCTAGTGATGAAATAGAAAAATATCAAGATAATATGCAAACAAAAAAAGAGCTATTAGATGAAAAGCGTTACTCTTTATATGTTAGAAGTGGTACTGGGGTTAATTATCTTGGTTTTGATGATTTTGAAAAAGGTGTTGTGAAATTAAACGATTCAGATGTAATAGCAAGTGCTGGAATTTTATATCTTGATAAAGATAAACTTACTGATATAAATATAGGAAGACTTGATTTTAATGCAGGAAAGAACTCTAGACTAGATTTTACAAATAATATAGCCCCTGGTGATAGCGGTAGTGCTATTTATGTTTATGATAGTGTAGATAAAAAATATTATGTAATAGGAGTTGCAAGCAAAAGTGATTGCAAAAATCCTTATTCATACCCGTATAATTGTACATATTCAAAATATGAAACTATTAATTCTTTTATAATAAACGATTTTAAAAATTCATATACTATAAATACAAACGAAAGTGATTTTAAAATCACAAATGCGAATTTAAGTGCAAAAAATACAATCTTAAATGCAAAAAGCAATGATATTGCCTTTAATCATACCTACACTAATTATTTAAGCAAAGATACTTTTAATAAAAGACTTGAAAGCTTAAAAGACGATAAAGATGTTGTTTTTAATAAAGCAAGTAAAATTGTCCTAGAAAGTGATGCTGATTTTGGCTCAAGCGTATTTTATTTTAACGAAGATAGCAGCATAGTTGGAAACAAAAAACTATTATTAGGCGGAATTGTAGTTAATAAAAATGCAACTTTATCATACGATGCACTTAGTGCTAAAAATGATTTTTTACATAAAATTGGCGATGGCGTTTTAATAATTAATAATTCAAGCCAAGGGGCTGGAATAAATATTGGTGGCGGAGAAGTAATATTAAATAATAAAGATAATAAAAATAGCTTTAGCAATGTTTATATTACAAATCAAGCAAAACTAAGTTTAAATCAAGCAAATACACTAGATACAAATAATTTATACATAGCAGATAACGCAGCTACAATTAATTTAAATTCAAACGACTTAAGCTTTACTAGCACCCTTAAAAATACAAGCTATGATACAGTTTTTACAGGTAGTGCAAAGCTTAATTTTAATATAAAAGAAAAAAATATTTTCAATGCTAAAATAAACTCTTTAAGCCTTAATGCGGATAATTCTACTATAATTTTTGATAATACAATAAATGCTAATGATTTTGTAGTAAATAATTCAAATATCACTTTACAAGCTCAAGCTTCACAACATTATTATTTAGATAGCATAAATCAAAATATTGCAAATAAAAATAATCTTTCATATCTTAGCTCTCCAAGAGAATTTAAAGAAAATAATTTTACTTTTAATACAATAAATCTTAATAATAATTCAAGCCTAACTTTAAACAACTCAAACTTAAATGCAAAAGAAATTAAGCTAAAAGATAGCTCTTTAAACCTTGCAGAAAATGCTGCTTTTTATGCTATTAACAATATAAAAAATAATGCTGGAATTAATTTTTCTGATGCAGGTTATAGCGTAGATAAAACATTTAGCTTTACTCAAGAATTAAAAGAAAGTACTTTTAATAACACCTTTGCTAATTTAAAAGCTAATTTAAGCTTAGATAATTCAAGCATAAAACTAAACAAAAACTCAAGTTTTACAGGCAAGATAACAGGAGTAAATAATTCAAGCTTAATTGCACAAAATGCTATTTTAAACTCTAGTATAAATATTGAAAATATAAATGCTAATAATTCTATTTTTAATATAAATGCAAATTCTCAAAGCATAATTTCAACAAAATCAAGTTCAGGGCAAAATAACGCTTTAAATGTAATAATAAATCCTGATGAAGATAAAGATAAAATCCTACTAGCTTCTTTAGCAAATACACAGGATAAAAACTTTTTTACAAGTTTAAAATTAAAAGATGCTTTTAGCATTAGCAGAGCAAATATAGTTTATGAACA
It encodes the following:
- a CDS encoding autotransporter outer membrane beta-barrel domain-containing protein; this translates as MKILSIFTSSILFAGAIAPNVMYQDYLDLAYGFKKELKVYKNDLSVIDFKIQAPSFYASNNSGKFKREFTNIGASYIIGASHLIQDYLKQNGVLEFSNIPTYVINSNNNFKKQDPNSQRDFSIFRTHKININESANLFKKDFYVIQNANSSDEIEKYQDNMQTKKELLDEKRYSLYVRSGTGVNYLGFDDFEKGVVKLNDSDVIASAGILYLDKDKLTDINIGRLDFNAGKNSRLDFTNNIAPGDSGSAIYVYDSVDKKYYVIGVASKSDCKNPYSYPYNCTYSKYETINSFIINDFKNSYTINTNESDFKITNANLSAKNTILNAKSNDIAFNHTYTNYLSKDTFNKRLESLKDDKDVVFNKASKIVLESDADFGSSVFYFNEDSSIVGNKKLLLGGIVVNKNATLSYDALSAKNDFLHKIGDGVLIINNSSQGAGINIGGGEVILNNKDNKNSFSNVYITNQAKLSLNQANTLDTNNLYIADNAATINLNSNDLSFTSTLKNTSYDTVFTGSAKLNFNIKEKNIFNAKINSLSLNADNSTIIFDNTINANDFVVNNSNITLQAQASQHYYLDSINQNIANKNNLSYLSSPREFKENNFTFNTINLNNNSSLTLNNSNLNAKEIKLKDSSLNLAENAAFYAINNIKNNAGINFSDAGYSVDKTFSFTQELKESTFNNTFANLKANLSLDNSSIKLNKNSSFTGKITGVNNSSLIAQNAILNSSINIENINANNSIFNINANSQSIISTKSSSGQNNALNVIINPDEDKDKILLASLANTQDKNFFTSLKLKDAFSISRANIVYEQEENTANWYLQKTKEGKTQDLITKYFITEENKEATKAVNTSLEQAFFSFVLEWNNLTKRMGDLRKHYLLNNDDYAGFWARLYHGQSSYLKSNKSVFLESQFGVDKRYLSDNAQIFSGVVFNIANYKFNSPNLDGNSNSFGLGIYSSILFDNGFYLDLIAKYLMYKNNYDFIITTSNTSVKNNKINHNFIASIEAGFYAYLNDYVYFNPQLELISGYLSKQEIESNFIKLSSKSTIPLSLKSAVFAGYDNEYLGIRFGLGLASDLKNSADKIVSDRVFSKTYAGKKDTRMFVNLGTSYVIDKKQSFNFEFEKSFFGDLNIDYSINLVYRYAF